A single genomic interval of Zunongwangia sp. HGR-M22 harbors:
- a CDS encoding TPM domain-containing protein yields the protein MSRKEFSLRTEDENDIVEAIRTAEKSTSGEIRVHLEKSSGAQDIFERAMDVFHKLKMDNTKEENGVLIYVATEDRNFVIYGDKGINDKVEDDFWESTKDVILEHFKKGNFKQGLVDGILKAGEQLKRHFPWQEDDENELSDQISRG from the coding sequence ATGAGCCGTAAAGAATTTTCGCTAAGAACAGAGGATGAAAATGATATTGTAGAAGCGATAAGAACAGCTGAAAAAAGTACTTCTGGTGAAATTCGTGTGCATTTAGAGAAATCTTCAGGAGCACAAGATATTTTTGAACGCGCCATGGATGTTTTCCATAAGCTGAAAATGGATAACACAAAAGAGGAAAATGGCGTATTAATTTATGTCGCTACCGAGGATCGTAACTTTGTTATTTATGGTGATAAAGGTATTAACGATAAGGTAGAAGATGATTTTTGGGAAAGTACAAAAGATGTAATCCTGGAACACTTCAAAAAAGGAAACTTTAAACAAGGTCTTGTTGACGGTATATTAAAAGCCGGCGAACAATTGAAAAGACATTTTCCATGGCAAGAAGATGACGAGAATGAACTTTCAGATCAAATTTCAAGAGGATAA
- a CDS encoding TPM domain-containing protein yields MLQLNKKIGLLSLLLLLISFVGFAQRDIPPKPSKQTAVYDEADLLNTSEEQRLTQKLINYADTTSTQIVVATIKSLQGEYIGTYSAKWAHKWEIGQKGKDNGLLILVSEGDHKLWITTGYGLEEYMTDATTKQIVNQIITPEFKTGDYYTGLDKGTTAVFEVLAGTFKGTSQARGGSGNSAKPIALFIIVFIIIIISLIGKSRGGGKGGGRRGRSTLMDAIILSSLGRGSFGGGGFGGGSGGGFGGGGGFGGGFGGGGFGGGGAGGSW; encoded by the coding sequence ATGCTACAACTCAATAAAAAGATTGGCCTATTAAGCCTGTTATTATTACTTATTAGTTTTGTTGGATTCGCACAGCGCGATATTCCACCAAAACCAAGTAAACAAACCGCAGTTTACGATGAAGCTGATCTTTTAAATACTTCGGAAGAACAACGTCTTACCCAAAAGCTTATTAACTATGCAGATACTACTTCTACGCAGATTGTAGTTGCAACTATTAAATCTTTGCAAGGAGAATATATTGGCACATATTCAGCTAAGTGGGCTCATAAGTGGGAGATAGGCCAAAAAGGTAAAGATAATGGCTTATTAATCTTGGTTTCTGAAGGTGATCATAAGTTATGGATAACAACGGGCTATGGTTTAGAAGAGTATATGACAGATGCTACTACTAAGCAGATCGTAAATCAAATAATTACTCCGGAATTCAAAACAGGCGATTATTATACTGGTTTAGATAAAGGAACTACCGCTGTCTTTGAAGTTTTAGCTGGTACGTTTAAAGGCACATCTCAAGCTCGTGGGGGTTCAGGAAATTCGGCAAAGCCAATCGCTTTATTTATTATAGTTTTTATAATTATCATCATTTCGCTTATCGGTAAAAGTAGAGGTGGTGGCAAAGGCGGCGGTCGTCGTGGTCGCAGCACGCTAATGGACGCCATTATCTTAAGTTCGCTTGGTCGCGGTAGTTTTGGTGGCGGCGGATTCGGTGGCGGCTCTGGAGGTGGTTTCGGAGGCGGCGGCGGATTTGGTGGAGGCTTCGGCGGTGGAGGCTTTGGCGGAGGTGGCGCTGGCGGAAGCTGGTAA
- a CDS encoding outer membrane beta-barrel protein → MKFYFVIAFLFISAISFSQKFEMSGKVLDPDGNPLPSATVYVEKVSDSTLVTYTISESSGEFTLAGSSKEKNLNLLISFAGYKPFKKLVQIKEETQNLGDLKMELQDNQLGEVTVVASRPPLTLKKDTLEFNADSFKTRQNANLEELLEKLPGVEVDSDGAITVNGKPVSSIKVNGKEFFGDDPLIATKNLPKEIIEKIQVSNEKTKSEEFTGKAGDPDNKTINITIKEDKNKGYFARATAGGGTDDRYELSGIGNIFKDDMRLSILASSNNINSSGFSFDEVYGMMGGGNARSVFGGGGGITKAENAGLNYTNEWNDKYEFNGDYFFGRNDTRQETEVETKYTIADSTNTEEDGASISFFENSDSYSNLLNDSHRANARFEIEFDTLTKLSVSPRFTANIGISERGSSSDRSNEDGELVNTTLIEESEDIHSTSFSNNIDFIKRFGNRGAFLQMEFRNTYDEQENDNYFYSERVVYDDNGNNTEIQDQYIDEDGNTENYSFSVSQRSVLADDLFLDLSYDFSSNNNTNERYVFEADENGDYSVLNEGLSSNFEVKSRQHIPNAGINYEGDVWRIDTNFGFLNTTLENNNYLSDISFDNTYNNLYMRARIRYEVERSKSLSIDYSTDANVPSVRQLQPVIDQTNPNNILTGNPDLRPSYTHNIRGGYRNFDFSTRSGIFSYFNLNFTENSVVARTITDTQDFSRTTTYTNVDGAMSASLGVFYNKQKKNENSEFRYRLSLNSSYNKNVGFSNGIKFYSETVSIDPSIRITYAIEDVLEINPEVGIGYNNSHYSISNPNDREFINQRAGLEVTTYWPKNVVFGNDISYNKFGNVSSQFDNTSLLWNTSLGYQFWDEKANLKIKVYDVLDQVINTRRQFGDDYIQDSSSLVLTQYAMLSFTYNLKNFGGQGYGGGRGGRRPPR, encoded by the coding sequence ATGAAATTTTATTTTGTAATTGCGTTTCTTTTTATCAGCGCGATAAGTTTCTCTCAGAAATTCGAAATGTCTGGGAAGGTACTGGATCCAGATGGCAATCCACTTCCGTCTGCTACGGTGTATGTAGAAAAAGTCTCAGATAGTACTTTAGTAACGTATACAATATCTGAAAGTTCTGGAGAATTTACTCTTGCTGGTTCATCTAAAGAAAAGAATTTGAATCTTTTAATATCTTTTGCGGGTTACAAGCCTTTTAAAAAGTTAGTTCAGATTAAGGAAGAAACTCAAAACCTAGGCGATTTGAAGATGGAACTTCAGGATAACCAATTAGGAGAGGTAACCGTGGTAGCTTCAAGACCTCCGCTAACATTAAAAAAAGATACTTTAGAATTTAATGCCGATAGTTTCAAAACTCGGCAAAATGCAAACCTTGAAGAATTATTGGAGAAATTACCTGGCGTAGAAGTAGATTCTGATGGCGCGATAACCGTCAACGGAAAACCAGTTTCCAGTATTAAAGTAAACGGTAAAGAGTTTTTTGGCGACGATCCGCTAATTGCGACTAAAAATCTTCCCAAAGAGATTATAGAGAAAATTCAGGTTTCAAACGAAAAAACTAAGTCTGAAGAATTTACCGGTAAAGCGGGAGATCCAGATAATAAGACCATAAATATTACTATAAAAGAAGATAAGAATAAAGGCTATTTCGCGAGAGCTACTGCCGGTGGTGGTACCGATGATCGTTATGAACTTAGCGGAATTGGGAATATTTTTAAAGACGATATGCGTTTAAGCATTCTGGCTAGTTCTAATAACATTAATAGTTCAGGTTTTAGTTTCGATGAGGTTTACGGAATGATGGGGGGAGGCAATGCACGTTCAGTTTTTGGAGGCGGTGGCGGTATCACCAAAGCAGAAAATGCGGGGCTAAATTATACTAATGAGTGGAATGATAAATATGAGTTTAATGGCGATTATTTCTTCGGAAGAAACGATACACGGCAGGAAACTGAAGTAGAAACTAAATATACTATCGCAGATTCAACTAATACTGAAGAAGACGGGGCAAGTATAAGCTTTTTTGAAAATTCAGATAGTTATAGTAATCTTTTAAATGATAGTCATAGAGCTAATGCAAGATTCGAAATTGAATTTGATACCCTTACAAAACTTTCTGTTTCCCCTCGATTTACCGCTAACATAGGAATTTCGGAACGAGGATCATCTTCTGATCGTTCTAATGAAGACGGTGAATTGGTAAACACTACTTTAATCGAAGAATCTGAAGATATTCACAGTACTAGCTTCAGTAATAACATTGATTTTATTAAACGATTTGGGAATCGGGGTGCTTTTCTGCAAATGGAGTTTAGAAACACTTATGACGAACAGGAAAATGACAATTATTTTTATTCTGAAAGAGTAGTATACGATGATAATGGTAATAATACAGAAATACAGGATCAATATATAGATGAAGATGGAAATACAGAAAATTATTCCTTTAGTGTTTCCCAACGGAGTGTACTAGCTGACGATCTCTTTCTGGATTTATCATATGATTTTTCTTCAAACAATAACACAAATGAGCGCTATGTGTTTGAAGCTGACGAAAATGGCGATTATAGTGTTTTGAATGAAGGCTTAAGCAGTAACTTTGAAGTAAAAAGTAGACAGCATATCCCAAATGCCGGAATCAACTATGAAGGGGATGTTTGGAGAATAGATACTAATTTTGGTTTTTTAAACACCACTTTAGAAAATAATAATTATCTATCTGATATTTCATTCGATAACACATATAATAATCTTTATATGCGAGCAAGGATTAGGTATGAAGTTGAGCGATCAAAAAGTTTATCCATAGATTATTCTACAGATGCTAATGTGCCTTCAGTACGGCAATTACAGCCGGTTATCGATCAAACTAATCCCAATAATATCCTTACTGGTAATCCAGATTTGAGACCTTCTTATACTCACAATATTCGAGGAGGATATCGTAATTTCGATTTTTCAACTCGTAGCGGTATTTTTAGTTATTTCAATTTAAATTTTACAGAAAATAGTGTTGTAGCTAGAACAATTACAGATACACAAGATTTCTCCAGAACAACAACGTATACGAATGTTGACGGCGCTATGTCTGCTTCTTTAGGTGTTTTCTATAACAAGCAAAAGAAGAATGAAAATAGCGAGTTTAGATATCGTTTATCTTTAAATAGTAGCTACAATAAAAATGTGGGATTTTCTAATGGTATAAAATTTTATTCAGAGACCGTTTCTATCGATCCTTCGATAAGAATTACGTATGCCATCGAAGACGTTTTAGAGATTAATCCAGAAGTAGGTATAGGTTACAATAATTCTCATTATAGTATTAGTAATCCAAATGACCGAGAATTTATTAATCAGCGTGCAGGGTTAGAGGTGACTACATACTGGCCTAAAAATGTAGTTTTTGGTAATGATATTTCTTATAATAAATTCGGAAATGTATCTTCTCAATTTGATAATACTTCTTTGCTTTGGAATACCAGTTTAGGATATCAGTTTTGGGATGAGAAAGCAAACCTAAAGATAAAAGTTTATGATGTATTAGATCAGGTAATAAATACCCGCAGACAATTTGGGGATGATTATATTCAGGATTCTAGCAGTTTAGTACTTACTCAGTATGCAATGCTAAGTTTTACTTATAACTTAAAGAATTTTGGAGGTCAAGGTTATGGAGGTGGCAGAGGAGGCCGACGACCACCAAGATAG
- the der gene encoding ribosome biogenesis GTPase Der yields MSGIVAIVGRPNVGKSTFFNRLIQRREAIVDSVSGVTRDRHYGKSDWNGRHFSLIDTGGYVIGSDDVFESEIDKQVELAIDEADVIIFMVDVETGITPMDEDVAILLRKVNKPVFLAVNKVDNNKRLENAVEFYSLGLGDYFPIASTNGSGSGDLLDAVIKALPEETNVEESELPRFAVVGRPNAGKSSFINALIGEERYIVTDIAGTTRDSIDTKYNRFGFEFNLVDTAGIRRKSKVKEDLEFYSVMRSVRAIENADVCLLVLDATRGFDGQVQNIFWLAQRNRKGIVILVNKWDLVEKETNTMKTLEQEIRREIEPFTDVPVIFMSVLNKQRIFKAIETAVKVFENRSKKIKTRELNDVMLPIIENNPPPAYKGKFVKIKFCMQLPTPQPQFAFFCNLPQYVRDPYKRFIENKLREEFDFKGVPITVYFRKK; encoded by the coding sequence ATGAGTGGTATTGTTGCTATTGTAGGGAGACCTAATGTTGGAAAATCTACTTTTTTTAATCGTTTAATACAACGTCGCGAGGCGATTGTAGATTCTGTAAGTGGTGTAACCCGCGATCGTCATTATGGAAAATCAGACTGGAATGGTCGACATTTTTCATTAATCGATACCGGTGGTTATGTTATTGGGAGTGATGATGTTTTTGAATCTGAAATAGATAAGCAGGTTGAACTCGCCATCGATGAGGCTGATGTGATTATCTTTATGGTAGACGTAGAGACAGGCATAACCCCGATGGATGAAGATGTTGCAATACTTCTTAGAAAGGTAAACAAACCTGTATTTCTTGCCGTAAATAAAGTAGATAATAATAAACGTCTAGAAAACGCTGTTGAATTTTATTCTTTGGGATTAGGTGATTATTTTCCTATTGCGAGTACAAATGGTAGCGGATCCGGAGATTTATTAGATGCCGTTATCAAGGCTTTACCAGAAGAGACAAATGTCGAAGAAAGTGAACTTCCAAGATTTGCAGTAGTAGGGCGGCCTAATGCTGGTAAATCTTCTTTTATAAATGCTTTAATTGGTGAAGAAAGATATATTGTAACTGATATTGCTGGTACAACAAGAGATTCTATAGATACCAAATATAATAGATTCGGTTTTGAATTTAATTTAGTAGATACTGCTGGGATTCGCCGAAAATCGAAGGTAAAGGAAGATCTTGAATTTTACTCGGTAATGCGGTCGGTAAGAGCAATAGAAAATGCCGATGTTTGTTTACTGGTTTTAGATGCTACCCGAGGTTTCGATGGTCAGGTGCAAAATATATTTTGGCTGGCACAGCGTAACCGTAAGGGAATAGTTATTCTTGTAAATAAGTGGGATTTGGTAGAAAAAGAAACCAATACCATGAAGACTTTAGAGCAGGAGATTCGTCGCGAAATTGAACCTTTTACAGATGTACCAGTTATATTTATGTCGGTACTGAATAAACAACGCATTTTTAAAGCTATTGAAACTGCTGTTAAGGTTTTTGAAAACCGAAGTAAAAAAATAAAAACTAGAGAGCTTAATGATGTAATGCTTCCTATTATAGAAAATAATCCGCCACCGGCTTATAAAGGGAAGTTCGTTAAGATTAAATTTTGTATGCAACTGCCTACGCCACAACCGCAGTTTGCATTTTTCTGTAATCTACCCCAATACGTAAGAGATCCTTATAAACGATTTATAGAAAATAAATTACGTGAGGAATTTGATTTTAAAGGAGTTCCTATTACGGTATATTTTAGAAAGAAATAA
- a CDS encoding cation:proton antiporter has protein sequence MSPFIILTIIIALAALFGYVNVRFLKLPTTIGLMLITIIFSLIVFGISFFDDTLLDIEEYIITQLDFRTLLLDVMLSFLLFAGALHTNFEQLKVQRWPVIVFATLGVLTSTFLVGSLVYFMLPLFGLEVDFINCLLFGALISPTDPIAVLGILKKAGAPKQLETKIVGESLFNDGVGVVVFLTIFNIAESGGSEESTGFMHILELFGAEVIGGVGLGLGIGYITYLLMRSIDDYDTEVIITLAAVMVGTAVAQKLHFSAPLAMVTAGLLVGKDTVRQSSMSEMTETYVDKFWELIDILLNTVLFVLIGMEILVLTFDLEYILAGLLAIPVVLVCRYLSLLLPIEFFRKKLGFVPKTNLIMTWGGLRGGISIALCLGLTKDMDRDLFLVMTYVVVIFAILVQGLTVGKLIEKTQNTQATE, from the coding sequence ATGAGTCCGTTTATTATTCTAACCATTATCATTGCATTAGCCGCTTTATTTGGCTATGTGAATGTTCGATTTTTAAAATTACCAACTACCATTGGTTTAATGCTGATTACAATTATTTTCAGTTTAATTGTTTTCGGGATTAGTTTTTTCGATGATACTTTACTCGATATCGAGGAATATATCATTACCCAACTCGATTTTAGAACCTTGTTGTTAGATGTAATGCTTAGCTTTTTGCTTTTTGCCGGAGCTTTGCATACAAATTTTGAACAATTAAAAGTACAGCGATGGCCTGTAATTGTTTTTGCAACATTAGGAGTGCTAACTTCAACCTTTTTAGTAGGTAGTCTTGTTTATTTCATGCTGCCTTTATTTGGCTTGGAGGTAGACTTTATAAATTGTTTATTATTTGGTGCTTTAATTTCGCCTACAGATCCTATTGCTGTTTTAGGAATATTAAAAAAAGCAGGTGCTCCCAAACAACTTGAAACAAAAATTGTGGGAGAATCTTTGTTTAATGATGGAGTAGGAGTAGTCGTTTTTCTAACCATATTTAATATAGCCGAATCTGGTGGAAGCGAAGAAAGTACCGGATTTATGCATATTCTTGAACTTTTTGGTGCTGAGGTTATTGGTGGCGTAGGTCTAGGATTAGGGATTGGGTATATCACCTATCTTTTAATGCGCTCGATTGATGATTATGATACCGAAGTAATTATAACACTAGCCGCGGTAATGGTCGGGACAGCAGTTGCTCAAAAACTTCACTTTTCAGCTCCATTGGCAATGGTAACAGCAGGTTTGTTAGTAGGAAAAGACACGGTACGTCAATCTTCTATGTCTGAGATGACTGAAACCTATGTAGATAAATTTTGGGAGCTTATCGATATTCTTTTAAATACGGTGCTTTTTGTTCTTATCGGGATGGAAATTTTGGTGCTCACGTTCGATCTGGAGTATATTCTAGCCGGGTTATTAGCTATTCCGGTAGTGCTTGTTTGCCGCTATCTTTCTTTGTTGCTGCCAATAGAGTTTTTTAGAAAGAAGCTAGGCTTTGTGCCGAAAACCAATCTAATTATGACGTGGGGCGGTTTAAGAGGTGGGATTTCTATCGCACTTTGTTTAGGACTAACTAAAGATATGGATCGCGATCTATTTCTAGTGATGACCTATGTTGTGGTGATCTTTGCTATTTTAGTCCAAGGATTAACTGTTGGGAAACTAATTGAAAAAACACAGAATACACAAGCCACTGAATAG
- the era gene encoding GTPase Era, whose translation MAHKAGFVNIIGNPNVGKSTLMNAFVGERLSIITSKAQTTRHRILGIVNGEDFQAILSDTPGIIKPAYELQASMMDFVKSAFEDADVLIYMVEIGERELKDESFFRKIIHAEIPVLLLLNKIDKSNQEQLESQVQLWKEKVPNAEIYPISALEGFNVAEVFSRIIELLPESPAFYPKDSLTDKPERFFVNEIIREKILMHYKKEIPYSVEIETEEFFEEEKIIRMRSVIMVERDTQKGIIIGHKGNALKRVGVEARADLEKFFGKQVHIELYVKVNKNWRSNDRQLKRFGYSKD comes from the coding sequence ATGGCACATAAAGCAGGTTTTGTAAATATTATCGGAAATCCAAACGTAGGAAAATCGACATTGATGAATGCTTTTGTAGGAGAGCGATTATCAATTATTACTTCTAAAGCACAAACTACGAGACATCGTATTTTAGGGATCGTTAATGGTGAAGATTTTCAAGCAATTTTGAGTGATACTCCCGGGATTATTAAACCTGCGTATGAACTTCAGGCATCGATGATGGATTTTGTGAAATCTGCTTTTGAAGATGCAGATGTGCTAATATACATGGTTGAAATTGGTGAACGGGAATTAAAAGATGAGTCTTTTTTCAGAAAAATTATTCATGCCGAAATTCCAGTTTTATTATTGCTAAATAAAATCGATAAATCTAACCAAGAGCAGCTCGAATCTCAGGTGCAGCTTTGGAAAGAAAAAGTTCCTAATGCCGAAATTTATCCAATTTCAGCCCTAGAGGGATTTAATGTGGCTGAAGTTTTTAGTCGTATTATTGAGTTATTACCAGAAAGTCCCGCATTTTATCCTAAAGATAGTCTTACTGATAAACCGGAACGCTTTTTTGTAAATGAAATTATTCGCGAGAAAATTTTGATGCATTACAAAAAAGAAATTCCTTATTCCGTAGAAATAGAAACCGAGGAGTTTTTTGAAGAAGAAAAAATTATAAGAATGCGTAGTGTGATCATGGTAGAACGTGATACGCAAAAAGGAATTATAATTGGTCATAAAGGGAATGCTTTAAAACGTGTAGGTGTAGAGGCGCGTGCCGATTTAGAGAAATTCTTTGGGAAGCAGGTGCATATAGAACTTTATGTGAAGGTGAACAAAAACTGGAGAAGTAACGATAGACAATTAAAGCGTTTTGGTTATTCTAAAGACTAA
- a CDS encoding SulP family inorganic anion transporter, translating into MKQVFNLFDFSQKVNYKTEILAGLTVAMTMIPESLSFAILAGFPPLVGLYAAFIMGLITAIFGGRPGLVSGGAGATVVVLIALMNSHGLDYVFAAVAMAGVIQIAVGVFKLGKFIRLVPQPVMFGFVNGLAVIIFSAQLEQFKEVVNGQVEWLTGSPLLIMLALVTLTIAIILIFPKITKAVPPSLVAILVVFAIVYFFGIETRQVKDIASVSGTLPPFHIPQVPFTLETLKIILPYGLIMAAVGLTEGLLTLNLVDEITGTRGRSNKECVAQGTANIANGFFYGMGGCPMLAQTLVNLSSGSRARLSGIIAAITILVIILVGAPVIELLPMAALTGVMIMVAFGTFEWASFKTLTRMPKHDIFVMVLVTLITILLHNLALAVLIGVIISALVFAWDNAKRIRARKRIDENGVKHYEIYGPLFFGSTTAFNEKFDVLNDPEEVIVDFSESRIVDMSGIEAVNKLTERYAKQNKKLHLRHLSDDCRHLLNNADAIIEVNIIEDPTYRVVTDRVD; encoded by the coding sequence ATGAAACAAGTCTTCAATCTCTTTGATTTCTCACAAAAAGTTAATTATAAAACCGAGATTTTGGCTGGGCTAACCGTGGCGATGACCATGATCCCAGAATCCTTATCTTTTGCTATACTAGCAGGATTCCCTCCATTGGTTGGTTTATATGCCGCATTTATCATGGGATTAATTACTGCCATATTTGGTGGTCGCCCAGGACTGGTTTCTGGTGGTGCCGGTGCAACCGTGGTTGTTTTAATTGCTTTGATGAACTCTCACGGATTAGATTATGTATTTGCCGCAGTGGCCATGGCCGGCGTCATCCAAATTGCCGTTGGCGTGTTTAAACTCGGGAAATTTATACGATTAGTGCCACAACCTGTAATGTTTGGATTTGTAAATGGTCTTGCGGTTATTATTTTTTCTGCTCAATTAGAACAATTTAAAGAAGTAGTAAATGGGCAGGTAGAATGGTTAACCGGTAGCCCATTATTAATTATGCTCGCTTTAGTTACTTTAACGATCGCTATCATTCTTATTTTCCCTAAAATAACCAAAGCAGTGCCACCATCGTTGGTAGCGATATTGGTGGTTTTTGCGATTGTTTATTTCTTCGGAATTGAGACCAGACAGGTAAAAGATATCGCTTCAGTAAGTGGTACGTTACCTCCATTTCACATTCCGCAGGTTCCATTTACTTTAGAGACGTTAAAAATTATTTTACCGTACGGACTTATCATGGCAGCGGTTGGTTTAACTGAAGGGCTCTTAACTTTAAACCTTGTTGATGAAATTACGGGAACCCGTGGTCGTAGTAACAAAGAATGTGTTGCACAGGGAACGGCTAATATCGCCAATGGTTTTTTCTACGGAATGGGTGGTTGCCCAATGCTTGCACAAACGCTGGTAAATTTATCTTCCGGATCTCGCGCCAGACTGTCTGGAATTATCGCAGCAATTACCATTTTAGTTATTATTCTTGTAGGCGCTCCTGTAATAGAATTATTACCCATGGCAGCACTTACCGGCGTAATGATTATGGTTGCTTTTGGTACTTTTGAGTGGGCAAGTTTTAAAACACTTACCAGAATGCCCAAGCATGATATTTTTGTGATGGTATTGGTAACCTTAATTACTATTTTACTTCATAATCTGGCACTTGCAGTACTAATAGGTGTAATTATTTCAGCATTAGTATTTGCCTGGGATAACGCAAAAAGAATTAGAGCTAGAAAAAGAATCGACGAAAATGGCGTAAAACATTATGAAATTTACGGTCCGCTTTTCTTTGGATCTACCACGGCATTCAATGAAAAATTTGATGTTTTGAATGATCCTGAGGAAGTGATTGTAGACTTTTCTGAAAGTAGAATTGTAGATATGTCTGGTATTGAAGCAGTAAACAAGCTTACTGAACGATATGCTAAGCAAAATAAAAAATTACACCTTCGTCATTTAAGTGACGATTGCCGTCATCTTTTAAACAATGCAGATGCAATTATCGAAGTAAATATTATAGAAGACCCAACCTACCGCGTAGTTACCGATCGCGTAGATTAG
- a CDS encoding carboxypeptidase-like regulatory domain-containing protein, whose amino-acid sequence MRTLIIQALLFISATVFSQQTEISAVLADAQTKEIIPYATIQYGENKGVLTNDEGVFVLPEGISENNKIKVSSLGYEETEMLISELKDTLFIKPSSITLTEVFLSDKDLSGEEILEKVLANIDSNYNFNYAKKRFFYRSSYFNDIKRLDMEVEESTIPEIDQKFVNNALTQIPRYVDSYMEYLGDFYGNYEDQKVQVIKIANLYNPTNEQGVEELGERMEQIIKDNLGEDTYVKIKSGLLGFKMDSEEFLEEMEEAEEPKEKTAEEKTKDSIKLYENLANGIQSKLLASLKGMFWKDDITFDVFQKSRKYEFEVEGYTQIGNDIAYVINFKPKRGADFKGKMFVSTEDFGLYRLDYDNVKPLKKFKLFGVSNKKDVFQGKMIFAKDQNDKYNLKYVERSSGNTFGVSRPLKILVKKGKWYWNKRLKELDLEMDIVASDVSKGQWIIYDEEEMDKEAYASVEVNNQFDYKKFKKYNAEFWDGYNVMEPNQAIKSFSAMDEAEDSE is encoded by the coding sequence ATGCGAACATTAATTATTCAGGCACTTTTATTTATTTCCGCAACCGTTTTTAGCCAGCAGACCGAAATTTCTGCGGTACTTGCAGATGCACAAACCAAAGAAATTATTCCTTATGCGACCATTCAGTATGGAGAAAACAAGGGAGTTTTAACCAACGACGAGGGCGTTTTTGTACTACCCGAAGGAATTTCAGAAAATAATAAAATAAAAGTTTCTTCTTTAGGATACGAGGAGACCGAAATGCTAATTTCAGAATTAAAAGATACCTTATTTATAAAACCATCTTCAATTACGTTAACAGAAGTTTTCCTTTCTGATAAAGACTTAAGCGGTGAAGAAATTTTGGAGAAGGTTTTAGCGAATATCGATTCTAATTATAATTTTAATTACGCAAAGAAGCGTTTTTTTTATCGAAGTTCTTACTTCAATGATATCAAACGTTTGGATATGGAGGTGGAAGAAAGTACCATTCCAGAAATCGATCAGAAATTTGTGAATAATGCTCTAACTCAAATTCCGCGTTACGTAGATAGTTACATGGAGTATCTTGGTGATTTTTACGGGAATTATGAGGATCAAAAAGTTCAGGTAATTAAAATTGCTAATCTTTACAATCCAACGAACGAGCAGGGAGTAGAAGAACTTGGCGAGCGTATGGAGCAAATAATCAAAGATAATCTTGGCGAAGATACTTACGTGAAAATTAAATCTGGATTGTTAGGATTTAAAATGGATAGCGAAGAGTTTCTTGAAGAAATGGAGGAAGCGGAAGAACCTAAAGAAAAAACTGCTGAAGAAAAGACTAAAGATAGTATTAAGCTTTATGAGAATTTAGCGAATGGTATTCAGTCAAAACTTTTGGCTAGCCTAAAAGGAATGTTTTGGAAGGATGATATTACATTCGATGTTTTTCAGAAATCAAGAAAATATGAATTTGAAGTTGAAGGGTATACCCAGATCGGGAACGATATCGCCTATGTAATTAATTTTAAACCAAAACGCGGTGCCGACTTTAAAGGGAAAATGTTTGTAAGTACAGAAGATTTTGGACTTTACCGTTTGGATTATGATAACGTAAAACCACTAAAGAAATTCAAACTATTTGGAGTAAGTAATAAGAAAGACGTTTTTCAGGGGAAAATGATTTTTGCTAAAGATCAAAACGACAAATACAATCTAAAATATGTAGAGCGTAGCTCTGGGAATACTTTTGGTGTAAGCCGACCTTTAAAGATTTTAGTAAAAAAGGGAAAATGGTATTGGAACAAACGTCTTAAAGAATTAGATCTAGAGATGGATATTGTTGCAAGTGATGTTTCTAAAGGGCAGTGGATTATTTATGATGAAGAGGAAATGGATAAAGAGGCTTATGCTTCAGTAGAAGTAAATAACCAGTTTGATTATAAGAAATTCAAAAAATATAATGCTGAATTTTGGGATGGATACAATGTAATGGAGCCAAATCAAGCCATCAAATCCTTTAGTGCGATGGACGAAGCTGAAGATTCAGAATAA